The following are encoded together in the Nocardioides sp. Arc9.136 genome:
- a CDS encoding MFS transporter, with the protein MSPTFRSLANPNYRRYAAGAVVSNTGTWMQRVAQDWLVLHLAVNGGTAVGITTGLQFLPALLLSPFAGVVADRFPKRQLLQVTQVMMAVPAFLLGLLAATGVAEVWHVYVLALVFGIGTAMDAPARQSFVSEIVTADDLTNAVGLNSASFNAARIVGPAIAGVLIGALGGGTEATGWVIMVNAVTYLAPILALRGMDASRLTPAPTQRRHPGMIREGVRYVAGRPDLVLVLVVVFVVGTFGLNFQMTSALMATDVFGKGATEYGLLGTFMAVGSLTGALLAARRPVVRLRLVVGAAVVFGVAEVVAGLLPTYVAFAVWMPALGLSALTMITAANTLMQVSTAPALRGRVMALYLMIFMGGTPLGAPVVGWVGETFGARWTLVGGGAITLVGVALAVAWYLARSGGLSRVLTPVGAPGNLGPRVWDNQAVARAQK; encoded by the coding sequence TTGAGCCCCACCTTCCGCTCCCTCGCCAACCCCAACTACCGCCGGTACGCCGCCGGTGCCGTCGTCTCCAACACCGGCACCTGGATGCAGCGCGTGGCCCAGGACTGGCTGGTGCTGCACCTCGCCGTGAACGGCGGCACCGCCGTCGGCATCACGACAGGTCTGCAGTTCCTGCCCGCCCTGCTCCTCTCGCCCTTCGCGGGCGTCGTCGCCGACCGCTTCCCCAAGCGCCAGCTGCTGCAGGTCACCCAGGTGATGATGGCGGTGCCGGCGTTCCTCCTCGGCCTCCTCGCCGCGACCGGCGTCGCCGAGGTCTGGCACGTCTACGTCCTCGCCCTGGTCTTCGGCATCGGCACCGCGATGGACGCCCCGGCGCGCCAGTCGTTCGTCAGCGAGATCGTCACCGCCGACGACCTGACCAACGCCGTGGGCCTCAACTCCGCCTCGTTCAACGCCGCCCGCATCGTCGGCCCGGCGATCGCCGGCGTGCTGATCGGCGCGCTGGGCGGCGGCACCGAGGCGACCGGCTGGGTGATCATGGTCAACGCGGTCACCTACCTCGCGCCGATCCTGGCGCTGCGCGGCATGGACGCCAGCCGCCTCACGCCCGCTCCCACCCAGCGCCGGCACCCCGGGATGATCCGCGAGGGGGTGCGGTACGTCGCCGGGCGGCCCGACCTGGTCCTGGTGCTGGTCGTGGTCTTCGTCGTGGGCACCTTCGGCCTGAACTTCCAGATGACCTCGGCCCTGATGGCCACCGACGTCTTCGGCAAGGGCGCGACGGAGTACGGGCTGCTCGGCACCTTCATGGCCGTCGGCTCGCTGACCGGCGCGCTGCTCGCGGCCCGCCGCCCGGTGGTGCGGCTGCGGCTGGTGGTCGGTGCGGCGGTGGTCTTCGGCGTCGCCGAGGTCGTCGCCGGGCTGCTGCCGACGTACGTCGCGTTCGCGGTGTGGATGCCCGCCCTGGGCCTGTCCGCGCTCACCATGATCACCGCCGCCAACACCCTCATGCAGGTCTCCACCGCGCCCGCGCTGCGGGGCCGCGTGATGGCCCTCTACCTGATGATCTTCATGGGCGGGACCCCGCTCGGCGCGCCCGTCGTGGGCTGGGTGGGGGAGACCTTCGGTGCCCGCTGGACCCTCGTGGGCGGAGGGGCGATCACCCTGGTCGGCGTGGCCCTGGCGGTGGCGTGGTACCTGGCCCGCTCGGGCGGCCTCTCGCGCGTTTTGACCCCCGTAGGGGCGCCGGGTAACCTCGGTCCTCGTGTCTGGGACAACCAGGCCGTTGCGCGTGCGCAGAAGTAG
- the rpsJ gene encoding 30S ribosomal protein S10 encodes MAGQKIRIRLKAYDHEVIDTSARKIVDTVTRTGARVAGPVPLPTEKNVFVVIRSPHKYKDSREHFEMRTHKRLIDIIDPTPKTVDSLMRLDLPAGVDIEIKL; translated from the coding sequence ATGGCGGGACAGAAGATCCGCATCAGGCTCAAGGCCTATGACCACGAGGTGATCGACACCTCGGCGCGGAAGATCGTTGACACGGTGACCCGCACGGGCGCCCGCGTGGCCGGCCCGGTGCCGCTGCCGACGGAGAAGAACGTCTTCGTCGTCATCCGCTCGCCCCACAAGTACAAGGACTCCCGCGAGCACTTCGAGATGCGCACCCACAAGCGCCTCATCGACATCATCGACCCCACGCCGAAGACCGTCGACTCGCTCATGCGGCTCGACCTTCCGGCCGGCGTCGACATCGAGATCAAGCTCTGA
- the rpsG gene encoding 30S ribosomal protein S7: MPRKGPAPKRPIDVDPVYGSQLVSQLVSKVLQDGKKQVAQRIVYSALEGCREKTGTDPVVTLKRAMDNVKPAIEVKSRRVGGATYQVPIEVKGTRGTTLALRWLVGYAQDRREKTMSERLMNEILDASNGLGAAVKKREDTHKMAESNKAFAHYRW, translated from the coding sequence ATGCCGCGCAAGGGTCCGGCCCCGAAGCGGCCGATCGACGTCGACCCGGTCTACGGGTCGCAGCTGGTCTCCCAGCTCGTCTCCAAGGTGCTGCAGGACGGCAAGAAGCAGGTCGCCCAGCGCATCGTCTACTCCGCGCTCGAGGGCTGCCGCGAGAAGACCGGCACCGACCCCGTCGTGACGCTCAAGCGTGCGATGGACAACGTCAAGCCGGCCATCGAGGTCAAGTCCCGCCGCGTCGGCGGTGCGACCTACCAGGTCCCGATCGAGGTCAAGGGCACGCGCGGCACCACGCTCGCGCTGCGCTGGCTCGTCGGCTACGCGCAGGACCGTCGCGAGAAGACGATGTCCGAGCGCCTGATGAACGAGATCCTCGACGCGTCCAACGGCCTCGGTGCCGCGGTGAAGAAGCGTGAGGACACCCACAAGATGGCCGAGTCGAACAAGGCCTTCGCGCACTACCGCTGGTGA
- the tuf gene encoding elongation factor Tu, producing MAKAKFERTKPHVNIGTIGHIDHGKTTLTAAITKVLHDKHPDLNAASAFEDIDKAPEERQRGITISIAHVEYQTESRHYAHVDCPGHADYIKNMITGAAQMDGAILVVAATDGPMPQTREHVLLARQVGVPALVVALNKCDMVDDEELIELVEMEVRELLSEYEFPGDDIPVVRVAAFPALQGDAKWGDSIAELMQAVDDYIPTPERETDKPFLMPVEDVFTITGRGTVITGRIERGIVKVNEEVEIVGIREGSMKSTVTGVEMFRKLLDEGQAGENVGLLLRGTKREDVERGMVVIKPGTTTPHTNFEASVYILSKEEGGRHTPFFNNYRPQFYFRTTDVTGVVTLPEGTEMVMPGDNTEMSVELIQPIAMDEGLRFAIREGGRTVGAGRVTKITK from the coding sequence GTGGCTAAGGCGAAGTTCGAGCGGACCAAGCCGCACGTCAACATCGGCACGATCGGTCACATCGACCACGGCAAGACCACGCTGACCGCGGCGATCACCAAGGTCCTGCACGACAAGCACCCGGACCTGAACGCCGCCTCGGCGTTCGAGGACATCGACAAGGCTCCCGAGGAGCGTCAGCGCGGCATCACGATCTCGATCGCGCACGTCGAGTACCAGACCGAGTCGCGTCACTACGCGCACGTCGACTGCCCGGGTCACGCTGACTACATCAAGAACATGATCACCGGCGCGGCCCAGATGGACGGCGCGATCCTCGTGGTCGCCGCCACCGACGGCCCGATGCCGCAGACCCGCGAGCACGTGCTGCTCGCGCGCCAGGTCGGCGTCCCCGCCCTGGTGGTCGCGCTCAACAAGTGCGACATGGTCGACGACGAGGAGCTCATCGAGCTCGTCGAGATGGAGGTGCGCGAGCTCCTCAGCGAGTACGAGTTCCCGGGCGACGACATCCCGGTCGTTCGCGTCGCGGCGTTCCCGGCCCTGCAGGGCGACGCCAAGTGGGGCGACTCGATCGCCGAGCTCATGCAGGCGGTCGACGACTACATCCCGACCCCCGAGCGTGAGACCGACAAGCCGTTCCTCATGCCCGTCGAGGACGTCTTCACGATCACCGGTCGTGGCACCGTCATCACCGGTCGCATCGAGCGCGGCATCGTCAAGGTGAACGAGGAGGTCGAGATCGTCGGCATCCGCGAGGGCTCGATGAAGTCCACGGTCACCGGCGTCGAGATGTTCCGCAAGCTGCTCGACGAGGGCCAGGCCGGTGAGAACGTCGGTCTGCTCCTCCGTGGCACCAAGCGCGAGGACGTCGAGCGCGGCATGGTCGTCATCAAGCCGGGCACCACGACCCCGCACACCAACTTCGAGGCCTCGGTCTACATCCTCTCGAAGGAGGAGGGCGGCCGCCACACGCCGTTCTTCAACAACTACCGCCCGCAGTTCTACTTCCGCACGACGGACGTGACCGGCGTGGTGACCCTCCCCGAGGGCACCGAGATGGTCATGCCGGGTGACAACACCGAGATGTCGGTCGAGCTCATCCAGCCCATCGCGATGGACGAGGGCCTGCGGTTCGCGATCCGTGAGGGTGGCCGCACCGTCGGCGCCGGCCGGGTCACCAAGATCACCAAGTGA
- the trmB gene encoding tRNA (guanosine(46)-N7)-methyltransferase TrmB, whose amino-acid sequence MERPVTPARPHHKLTEDGRRMREVLSYSRRGSRFTPRQAEAWAAHQEAWVIPDEAVDRPGFSLEQWFGRRAPLVVEIGSGVGEATAALAATRPTYDVLAFEVWRPGVADTLWKLAEAGAENVRLCGVDAVWSMEHLLGEGEVEELWTFFPDPWRKTRHHKRRLVSPDFARLAASRLRPGAVWRLATDWADYAEQMQEVLDAEPALEGGVVERWAERPVTRFERKGTEAGRTITDFCYRRT is encoded by the coding sequence ATGGAGCGCCCCGTCACCCCCGCCCGCCCGCACCACAAGCTGACCGAGGACGGTCGGCGGATGCGTGAGGTGCTCAGCTACTCGCGCCGGGGCAGCCGGTTCACCCCGCGGCAGGCCGAGGCGTGGGCCGCGCACCAGGAGGCGTGGGTCATCCCCGACGAGGCCGTCGACCGGCCCGGGTTCTCCCTCGAGCAGTGGTTCGGGCGGCGCGCGCCGCTGGTCGTCGAGATCGGCTCCGGGGTCGGCGAGGCGACGGCCGCGCTGGCGGCGACGCGACCGACGTACGACGTGCTGGCGTTCGAGGTCTGGCGCCCCGGCGTCGCCGACACGCTGTGGAAGCTCGCCGAGGCCGGCGCGGAGAACGTGCGCCTCTGCGGCGTCGACGCGGTCTGGTCGATGGAGCACCTGCTGGGGGAGGGGGAGGTCGAGGAGCTGTGGACGTTCTTCCCCGACCCGTGGCGCAAGACCCGCCACCACAAGCGGCGCCTGGTCTCCCCGGACTTCGCGCGGCTCGCGGCGAGCCGGCTGCGGCCGGGCGCGGTGTGGCGGCTCGCGACCGACTGGGCGGACTACGCCGAGCAGATGCAGGAGGTGCTCGACGCGGAGCCGGCGCTCGAGGGCGGCGTCGTCGAGCGCTGGGCCGAGCGGCCGGTCACCCGGTTCGAGCGCAAGGGGACCGAGGCCGGGCGCACGATCACCGACTTCTGCTACCGCCGCACCTGA
- the fusA gene encoding elongation factor G, which yields MAVDITTDLNTVRNIGIMAHIDAGKTTTTERILFYTGITYKIGEVHEGAATMDWMEQEQERGITITSAATTCWWKNHQINIIDTPGHVDFTAEVERSLRVLDGAVAVFDGVAGVEPQTMTVWRQANKYSVPRMCFVNKLDRTGADFFRCVDMMVERLNSTPLVLQLPIGAESDFLGVVDLVGMRALTWRGETKMGEDYSVEEIPADMAEQAAEYREKFLETLSEADDAIMEKYLEGEDLSVEELEAAIRRATLADKVNPVLCGTAFKNKGVQPLLDAVVKYLPSPLDIEAIIGHSPKDEAVEIARKPSDDEPFSGLAYKIASDPHLGKLIYVRVYSGKLEAGSTVVNSVNGKKERIGKVYQMHANKREEIASVGAGQIVAVMGLKDTKTGHTLCDPQNQVVLESMTFPAPVIEVAIEPKTKSDQEKLGLAIQRLSDEDPTFTVKTDEETGQTIIAGMGELHLEILVDRMKREFRVEATVGKPQVAYRETLRKEVTNHSYTHKKQTGGSGQFAKVVVSLGPNIDPETGTGAGYEFVNNVSGGRVPKEYIPSVDQGGQEAMEFGILAGFPMVDVKFSLEDGAYHDVDSSELAFKIAGNQAFKEAARMAKPVLLEPMFAVEVTTPESFLGTVIGDINSRRGQIRAQEERHGDIVVNALVPLSEMFGYVGDLRSKTSGQASYSMEFDSYAEVPTNIADEIIKKVRGE from the coding sequence GTGGCAGTCGACATCACCACGGACCTCAACACGGTCCGCAACATCGGCATCATGGCGCACATCGACGCCGGCAAGACCACCACCACCGAGCGCATCCTGTTCTACACCGGCATCACCTACAAGATCGGTGAGGTCCACGAGGGCGCGGCCACGATGGACTGGATGGAGCAGGAGCAGGAGCGCGGCATCACCATCACGTCCGCCGCGACGACCTGCTGGTGGAAGAACCACCAGATCAACATCATCGACACCCCCGGCCACGTGGACTTCACGGCCGAGGTCGAGCGCTCGCTGCGCGTCCTCGACGGCGCCGTCGCGGTGTTCGACGGTGTCGCCGGTGTCGAGCCGCAGACGATGACGGTGTGGCGCCAGGCCAACAAGTACTCCGTCCCCCGCATGTGCTTCGTCAACAAGCTCGACCGCACCGGTGCGGACTTCTTCCGCTGCGTCGACATGATGGTCGAGCGCCTCAACTCCACCCCGCTGGTCCTGCAGCTCCCCATCGGTGCCGAGAGCGACTTCCTCGGCGTCGTCGACCTGGTCGGCATGCGTGCCCTGACCTGGCGCGGCGAGACCAAGATGGGTGAGGACTACTCGGTCGAGGAGATCCCCGCGGACATGGCCGAGCAGGCCGCCGAGTACCGCGAGAAGTTCCTCGAGACCCTCTCCGAGGCCGACGACGCCATCATGGAGAAGTACCTCGAGGGCGAGGACCTCTCCGTCGAGGAGCTCGAGGCCGCGATCCGCCGCGCGACCCTGGCCGACAAGGTCAACCCGGTCCTGTGCGGCACCGCGTTCAAGAACAAGGGCGTGCAGCCCCTGCTCGACGCGGTCGTCAAGTACCTGCCCTCGCCGCTCGACATCGAGGCCATCATCGGCCACTCGCCGAAGGACGAGGCCGTCGAGATCGCGCGGAAGCCCTCCGACGACGAGCCGTTCTCCGGCCTCGCCTACAAGATCGCCTCCGACCCGCACCTGGGCAAGCTGATCTACGTCCGCGTCTACTCGGGCAAGCTCGAGGCCGGCTCGACCGTGGTCAACTCGGTCAACGGCAAGAAGGAGCGGATCGGCAAGGTCTACCAGATGCACGCGAACAAGCGTGAGGAGATCGCGTCGGTCGGCGCCGGCCAGATCGTCGCCGTCATGGGCCTGAAGGACACCAAGACCGGTCACACCCTCTGCGACCCGCAGAACCAGGTCGTGCTCGAGTCGATGACCTTCCCGGCCCCGGTGATCGAGGTCGCGATCGAGCCCAAGACCAAGTCCGACCAGGAGAAGCTGGGTCTCGCGATCCAGCGCCTCTCCGACGAGGACCCGACCTTCACGGTCAAGACCGACGAGGAGACCGGCCAGACGATCATCGCCGGCATGGGCGAGCTCCACCTGGAGATCCTCGTCGACCGGATGAAGCGCGAGTTCCGCGTCGAGGCGACCGTCGGCAAGCCGCAGGTGGCCTACCGCGAGACCCTCCGCAAGGAGGTCACGAACCACAGCTACACCCACAAGAAGCAGACCGGTGGTTCGGGTCAGTTCGCGAAGGTCGTCGTCTCCCTCGGCCCGAACATCGACCCCGAGACCGGTACCGGTGCGGGCTACGAGTTCGTGAACAACGTGTCCGGTGGACGCGTGCCGAAGGAGTACATCCCCTCGGTCGACCAGGGTGGCCAGGAGGCCATGGAGTTCGGCATCCTCGCCGGCTTCCCCATGGTCGACGTGAAGTTCTCGCTCGAGGACGGCGCCTACCACGACGTCGACTCCTCCGAGCTCGCGTTCAAGATCGCCGGCAACCAGGCCTTCAAGGAGGCCGCCCGCATGGCGAAGCCGGTCCTGCTCGAGCCGATGTTCGCCGTGGAGGTGACCACGCCGGAGAGCTTCCTCGGCACGGTCATCGGCGACATCAACAGCCGACGGGGCCAGATCCGAGCGCAGGAGGAGCGTCACGGCGACATCGTCGTCAACGCCCTCGTGCCGCTCTCCGAGATGTTCGGGTACGTTGGCGACCTGAGGTCCAAGACCTCCGGGCAGGCGTCGTACTCGATGGAGTTCGACTCGTACGCCGAGGTTCCCACGAACATCGCCGACGAGATCATCAAGAAGGTCCGCGGCGAGTGA
- the rpsL gene encoding 30S ribosomal protein S12: MPTIQQLVRKGRQDKVSKNKTPALKGSPQRRGVCTRVYTTTPKKPNSALRKVARVRLSSGVEVTAYIPGVGHNLQEHSIVLVRGGRVKDLPGVRYKIIRGTLDTQGVKNRKQARSRYGAKKEKS; the protein is encoded by the coding sequence GTGCCCACCATTCAGCAGCTGGTCCGCAAGGGCCGCCAGGACAAGGTGTCGAAGAACAAGACGCCTGCCCTGAAGGGCTCGCCGCAGCGCCGAGGCGTCTGCACGCGCGTCTACACCACCACCCCGAAGAAGCCGAACTCCGCCCTCCGCAAGGTCGCCCGCGTGCGCCTGTCCAGCGGCGTCGAGGTCACGGCGTACATCCCGGGTGTGGGCCACAACCTCCAGGAGCACTCGATCGTGCTCGTGCGCGGCGGCCGGGTGAAGGACCTCCCCGGTGTGCGCTACAAGATCATCCGCGGCACGCTCGACACCCAGGGCGTGAAGAACCGCAAGCAGGCTCGCAGCCGTTACGGCGCGAAGAAGGAGAAGAGCTGA